A section of the Cuniculiplasma divulgatum genome encodes:
- a CDS encoding DUF4411 family protein: protein MDSSSLIELNRHNPIDVFPSVWKNMESLISKGLLIAPTEVLYEITERDDQLAKWAKEQTSFFRTPTQKQIEILKGILKAYPSMVREDRKYDADPWVIALAIEMTTDSQQTLTPIKRIVVTEEKLRGEKIRIPYVCQKYNIDSIDIIEMFRIEGWKF, encoded by the coding sequence ATGGATTCGTCTTCGCTGATTGAACTGAACAGGCACAATCCAATTGATGTATTTCCCAGTGTGTGGAAGAATATGGAGTCATTGATCAGTAAAGGCCTCTTGATAGCCCCTACTGAGGTACTTTACGAAATAACGGAAAGAGATGATCAGCTGGCAAAATGGGCCAAAGAACAAACCAGCTTTTTTCGTACACCCACACAGAAACAGATAGAAATTCTGAAGGGCATATTAAAAGCATATCCGTCAATGGTAAGGGAAGACAGGAAATATGATGCGGATCCATGGGTTATTGCTTTAGCCATAGAGATGACAACAGATTCCCAGCAAACACTGACTCCGATAAAGAGGATAGTAGTTACGGAAGAAAAACTGAGAGGGGAAAAAATCAGAATCCCTTACGTCTGCCAGAAATACAACATAGATTCAATCGACATTATAGAAATGTTCAGAATAGAAGGATGGAAATTCTAG
- a CDS encoding helicase-related protein — MTLQKEIIDNSEGNKLVSFLNSTLKENANTNLDIATAFFNIEAFAMIKDNLNGFTRFRLLLGKTPEIQNEKTLGDVLLEEIRKEVEGFDLTRESDSTVRLFIKFLGRENVEVRLFEKFLHGKAYIFDDRIVIGSSNFTAAGLTRYGELNTWQQQSQAVYTRKEWFEKFWSESVDFKDELIRLLEDSRFGSKEYSPYEIYIKSLYELQKDDIKEEQKGEKDKPRGLPETKVNLAQFQEDAIARIWTRMKKYGGCIVADSVGLGKTWIAKKILEQIGYYERKNILVVCPAQLREMWRSELKKIDTKENILSQEDLASESYLEKAKRTLGGRMDNVELIVVDESHNFRNPLSNRWENFFSLVHDNISETGKKPYILFLTATPINNTPWDLYWQIMLLVLMDRSAFIKENIPDLFKFFKEAKGTPSMLNDLLNEISIRRTRDYIIENYPDAFIIRELPNGEVEEQKVTFPKRILENVNYKLDSAYKGMYKEISDTITEKLKMAYYKILEYRKEPLKTEEERLALGRMVAIGGIFRTILLKRLESSVDSFRKSISNHIRFLEKLKVYLKSGKLLTKKSYLKYLLNVYDELEDGDLRDVLDDFRIDEYRTDDLFKDIDIDISLLSGILEKVNKIRPEDDSKLNVLKEKLLDLSKGGQIVLFTYYADTLNYIYSEIMKDGRFSKLKIEAISSSGMTSKSPQERETIIKRFFEKGVDIILSTDVLSEGQNLQTAKFLINYDLHWNPTRMIQRAGRIDRIGSPYKEIYVYNFFPEDELEELLKLVEILQNKIIGIDEAVGLDQTILGEEIHPKVFGIIRRIKGKDEKVFAELEKDIFGGGEVFYQPLKDFLKNKGVEELEKIPNGVFSGLKKDKPSGIFFYYKFEDDFHFWYLYDLKSGIMLTRKTEILDFIKCKPDEIRVIPDFFERVYDANKLVLEDIERMYKEIELSHTQDSQLKELNRSKSTKFIKKMIDEIELQITDYLNEYPNDTSAEQVWEPIKTKLLSLPPTKKRLQELRKIWREYKKNNDWKRMITELGGFLTEKGIFKKAVVNPFDVSKLKLIAMDFIS; from the coding sequence GTGACACTACAAAAAGAGATAATTGATAATAGCGAAGGAAACAAGTTGGTTAGCTTTCTCAACAGCACTTTGAAAGAGAACGCCAATACGAATCTCGATATAGCAACTGCATTCTTCAATATAGAGGCTTTTGCAATGATTAAGGACAACCTGAACGGGTTTACGAGATTCAGGCTTCTTCTCGGCAAGACTCCGGAAATCCAGAATGAAAAGACCCTTGGAGATGTTCTTTTGGAAGAGATCCGGAAAGAAGTTGAAGGGTTTGACTTAACCAGGGAATCAGATTCCACCGTGAGACTGTTCATCAAGTTCTTGGGAAGAGAAAACGTCGAAGTGCGGTTGTTCGAGAAATTCCTTCATGGAAAAGCGTACATCTTTGATGACAGGATCGTAATAGGGTCATCGAACTTCACCGCAGCGGGATTGACAAGATATGGTGAGCTGAACACGTGGCAGCAGCAGTCCCAGGCAGTCTACACAAGAAAGGAATGGTTTGAGAAATTCTGGTCAGAATCGGTGGATTTCAAGGATGAGTTGATCAGGCTCTTGGAGGATTCAAGGTTTGGAAGTAAAGAATACTCTCCTTATGAAATCTATATCAAATCACTGTACGAGCTCCAAAAGGATGACATCAAAGAAGAACAGAAAGGAGAAAAGGACAAGCCAAGAGGATTGCCGGAAACCAAGGTTAACCTTGCCCAATTCCAGGAGGATGCCATAGCCAGGATATGGACAAGAATGAAGAAATACGGTGGCTGTATAGTTGCGGATTCAGTGGGATTGGGAAAGACCTGGATTGCAAAAAAGATTCTTGAACAGATAGGATACTATGAGAGAAAGAATATTCTGGTCGTCTGCCCCGCTCAGTTGAGAGAAATGTGGCGATCCGAATTAAAAAAGATTGACACCAAGGAAAACATTCTTTCACAGGAAGACCTCGCTTCTGAATCTTATCTGGAAAAGGCGAAAAGAACACTTGGTGGAAGGATGGATAACGTTGAACTGATTGTTGTGGATGAAAGCCACAATTTCAGGAATCCATTGTCGAACAGATGGGAAAATTTCTTTTCTTTGGTTCACGACAACATTTCAGAAACAGGAAAGAAACCTTACATCCTGTTCCTAACCGCAACGCCCATAAACAACACCCCATGGGACCTGTACTGGCAGATCATGCTCCTTGTTTTGATGGATAGATCAGCATTTATCAAGGAAAACATACCTGATCTTTTTAAATTCTTCAAGGAAGCAAAAGGAACCCCTTCAATGCTGAATGATTTGCTGAATGAGATTTCCATAAGGAGAACAAGAGACTACATTATTGAGAATTACCCTGACGCATTCATCATCCGGGAGCTACCGAACGGAGAGGTAGAGGAACAAAAAGTAACATTTCCAAAGAGAATTCTGGAGAATGTCAACTACAAGCTTGACAGCGCCTACAAGGGAATGTATAAGGAGATTTCTGACACGATTACAGAGAAACTGAAGATGGCCTACTATAAGATTCTGGAATACAGGAAGGAACCCCTCAAAACCGAAGAGGAAAGACTCGCACTAGGTAGAATGGTTGCCATAGGCGGTATATTCAGGACCATACTTCTCAAAAGGTTAGAGAGCAGTGTTGATTCCTTCAGGAAGAGTATCTCAAACCATATAAGATTCCTGGAGAAATTGAAGGTCTATCTAAAATCGGGAAAGCTCTTAACGAAGAAGAGTTATTTGAAGTACCTCCTCAATGTTTACGATGAATTGGAAGATGGAGACCTTAGAGATGTTTTGGACGACTTCAGAATTGATGAATACAGAACTGATGATCTGTTTAAGGACATAGACATAGACATCTCACTGCTCAGTGGTATTTTGGAAAAAGTGAACAAGATCAGACCGGAAGACGATTCTAAACTCAACGTTCTCAAGGAGAAACTCCTGGATCTGTCAAAGGGCGGTCAAATCGTTCTATTCACATATTACGCGGACACACTGAACTACATCTACAGCGAGATAATGAAAGATGGGCGATTTTCGAAACTTAAGATAGAAGCAATATCAAGTTCCGGCATGACGAGTAAGAGTCCACAGGAAAGAGAGACTATTATTAAACGATTCTTCGAGAAAGGAGTCGATATCATACTCAGTACAGATGTATTGTCAGAAGGACAGAACCTGCAAACAGCTAAATTCCTTATCAATTATGACCTGCACTGGAATCCCACTAGGATGATTCAGAGAGCAGGGAGAATCGACAGGATTGGATCTCCATACAAAGAGATATACGTCTATAATTTCTTCCCGGAAGATGAGCTCGAAGAACTTCTCAAGCTCGTAGAAATACTGCAAAATAAGATAATAGGCATTGACGAAGCAGTGGGACTGGACCAGACCATACTTGGCGAGGAGATACATCCCAAGGTATTTGGAATTATCAGAAGAATCAAGGGCAAGGACGAGAAGGTATTTGCAGAATTAGAGAAGGATATATTTGGTGGAGGAGAGGTATTCTACCAACCCCTGAAAGATTTCCTCAAGAATAAGGGTGTTGAGGAACTCGAAAAAATACCGAATGGGGTATTCAGCGGATTGAAAAAAGACAAGCCATCAGGAATATTCTTCTACTACAAATTCGAAGACGATTTTCACTTTTGGTATCTATACGACCTGAAATCTGGCATAATGCTTACAAGAAAAACCGAGATTTTAGACTTTATAAAATGCAAACCAGACGAAATACGGGTAATTCCGGACTTTTTTGAACGGGTTTATGATGCCAACAAATTGGTTCTGGAGGATATAGAGAGAATGTATAAGGAAATCGAGTTGAGTCACACCCAGGATTCGCAATTGAAAGAACTTAACAGGTCAAAAAGCACTAAATTTATCAAGAAGATGATTGATGAAATTGAATTACAAATAACTGATTATCTGAATGAATACCCCAATGATACTTCTGCGGAGCAGGTGTGGGAACCTATCAAGACAAAACTCCTTTCCCTGCCGCCAACCAAGAAAAGACTCCAGGAACTTAGAAAAATATGGAGAGAGTATAAAAAGAACAACGATTGGAAAAGAATGATCACGGAACTCGGAGGTTTCTTAACCGAAAAGGGAATATTTAAGAAGGCGGTAGTGAACCCCTTTGACGTGTCAAAGCTGAAGTTGATTGCGATGGACTTCATTTCATAA
- a CDS encoding halocin C8-like domain-containing protein, translating to MTKKIKSVKVLHFDESTEKEARIQQASILIEIEGEKPKLIQGMQLLKGDVNGNHTINYTIFDGKNIGKATYSINTKEKNKNDSKLKIVGISEGKACCGNSKPIDITLVVSNKTYSSNDPSIQCDICQALVKEICEELADGIPSDEICADVCVAGAGDICLLFVETLIGYLICLSICASLCALAIEEITDYGCSVGAEYICQKIGVC from the coding sequence ATGACAAAGAAAATTAAGAGTGTAAAGGTGCTTCATTTTGATGAAAGCACGGAAAAGGAAGCGAGAATCCAGCAAGCCTCTATCCTTATAGAGATTGAGGGAGAGAAACCAAAACTAATTCAAGGAATGCAACTATTGAAAGGAGATGTAAACGGTAATCACACTATCAACTATACTATATTCGATGGGAAAAATATTGGGAAAGCAACGTACTCCATAAACACAAAGGAAAAGAATAAAAATGATTCAAAGCTAAAAATTGTAGGCATTAGTGAGGGAAAAGCTTGTTGCGGGAATAGTAAACCGATAGACATAACATTAGTGGTATCAAATAAAACATACTCAAGCAATGATCCATCTATTCAATGCGACATTTGTCAGGCATTAGTTAAGGAAATATGCGAGGAATTGGCAGACGGCATACCTTCGGATGAGATATGTGCGGACGTGTGCGTTGCGGGAGCAGGAGATATTTGCTTATTATTTGTTGAAACCTTAATCGGTTACCTTATCTGTCTATCAATTTGCGCCTCTCTCTGCGCACTGGCAATAGAGGAAATAACAGATTACGGTTGTAGCGTGGGAGCTGAGTACATATGCCAAAAGATAGGTGTATGCTAG
- a CDS encoding transposase, with protein sequence MYVNSKQESVMDFLNEIRYSNPFNHIILILDNFSAHRTENVAITAEILDIELVFLPPYSPQLNPIEIIWKFIKKVVSHTFVKDQEMMVDTVKASFIEFSKSKSFCKRWVEMFVN encoded by the coding sequence ATGTATGTCAATTCAAAACAGGAAAGTGTCATGGATTTCCTGAATGAGATAAGATACAGTAATCCGTTCAATCATATCATTCTCATACTGGATAACTTCTCTGCCCACAGAACAGAGAATGTTGCAATAACCGCAGAGATACTGGACATTGAACTGGTATTTCTTCCACCGTATTCACCACAACTGAATCCAATAGAAATCATATGGAAATTCATCAAGAAAGTAGTGTCACATACATTTGTGAAAGACCAGGAAATGATGGTTGATACTGTTAAAGCAAGCTTCATTGAATTCTCAAAAAGCAAATCCTTCTGTAAAAGATGGGTGGAGATGTTTGTTAACTAA
- a CDS encoding MBL fold metallo-hydrolase, giving the protein MGSLHFTMISSGSRGNSTLIWDQEDIIIIDFGITLRKLKNRLEEINLDLGSASLFISHEHTDHSKGIPYLTRNHSIDIYSKEATLSALGLRDGYGIKEKTAIGNFSITSVPVSHDAADPVGYVLKWGRRKITVVSDLGVVPPRLIEEARGSDILAFEANHDVEMLKNGRYPLQLQKRILGRQGHLSNDQSAEAISQIASSWTRIVLTHLSQENNTPEKAATTVRSYLDNRDIAYASLECATQELGTPVYTLETD; this is encoded by the coding sequence ATGGGTTCCCTGCACTTCACAATGATATCGTCAGGCAGCCGGGGCAACTCCACCCTCATATGGGACCAGGAAGACATAATAATTATCGACTTCGGGATAACACTCCGCAAGCTTAAAAACCGGCTGGAAGAGATTAATCTGGATCTGGGAAGCGCCAGCCTCTTCATAAGCCACGAACATACTGATCACAGTAAGGGCATACCATATCTTACAAGGAATCATTCGATCGATATATACTCCAAGGAAGCGACCCTTTCTGCCCTTGGCCTTCGTGACGGCTACGGAATAAAGGAAAAAACTGCAATCGGCAACTTCAGCATAACTTCAGTACCCGTGTCCCACGATGCGGCCGACCCGGTTGGGTACGTGCTGAAGTGGGGCAGGCGGAAGATTACCGTTGTCTCAGATCTGGGCGTGGTGCCGCCTCGTCTTATAGAGGAAGCCAGAGGCTCTGATATTTTAGCATTTGAGGCAAACCACGATGTGGAAATGCTGAAAAATGGACGCTATCCTCTGCAGCTTCAGAAAAGGATCCTGGGCAGGCAGGGGCATCTTTCCAATGATCAGTCTGCTGAAGCCATATCGCAGATTGCATCCAGCTGGACTCGCATAGTGCTCACGCACCTGAGCCAGGAGAACAACACCCCTGAGAAGGCAGCAACCACTGTCAGGTCATACCTGGACAACAGGGATATTGCCTACGCATCCCTGGAATGTGCAACACAGGAACTGGGGACGCCAGTCTACACCCTTGAGACGGATTGA
- a CDS encoding NAD(P)-dependent oxidoreductase has protein sequence MTNIGFMGLGKMGIPILSRIRRRFGVHAVYDRNPSKGALFSPAKINSEPFQMGSTCDIIFASLSGEEACEEVFFGKTGLDKTIAPGTIVANLGNVSYGFAMSAYRRFAEKGAIYMDCPVMGSVQEALDGALLTMVSGDAGAYERLKGILETFSKQVIYLGVAGNAVKMRIIATMASATSLAVSAEAIVAAEHAGIPIAKSIDVLLAGNAGGSALQEKRRTMEDGDFVPGYPLSSMIRDLRNGLELSASINAPMPLEASAVQYYVAASSIGLSSLDYSSVLRAFRFLSGKS, from the coding sequence ATGACCAACATAGGGTTCATGGGCCTCGGAAAGATGGGAATTCCCATACTGAGCCGTATCCGCCGCAGATTTGGCGTTCACGCAGTATATGATCGGAATCCTTCCAAGGGGGCTCTATTTTCACCGGCAAAAATTAACAGTGAACCGTTTCAAATGGGTTCAACCTGTGACATCATTTTTGCATCCCTCTCAGGCGAAGAGGCCTGTGAGGAGGTTTTTTTCGGTAAAACTGGCCTGGATAAGACAATAGCCCCCGGTACCATAGTTGCCAACCTTGGAAACGTTTCGTACGGCTTCGCAATGTCAGCGTACCGAAGGTTTGCCGAGAAGGGAGCCATATACATGGACTGCCCTGTAATGGGCAGTGTGCAGGAGGCACTGGACGGGGCGCTCCTCACCATGGTTTCGGGCGATGCAGGCGCTTATGAAAGGCTGAAGGGGATTCTGGAGACATTCTCAAAACAGGTCATATACCTTGGCGTTGCGGGAAATGCAGTGAAAATGAGGATCATTGCAACCATGGCATCGGCTACCAGCCTGGCTGTTTCTGCAGAAGCCATTGTGGCAGCAGAGCATGCGGGCATACCAATAGCCAAATCCATTGACGTGCTGCTGGCCGGGAATGCAGGAGGATCAGCCCTTCAGGAGAAACGCAGGACAATGGAGGATGGAGACTTCGTTCCTGGATATCCTCTATCAAGCATGATCAGAGATCTCAGGAATGGACTGGAACTTTCGGCATCAATCAATGCCCCAATGCCTCTGGAAGCATCTGCTGTGCAGTATTATGTTGCTGCGTCATCAATAGGGCTCAGCAGCCTGGATTATTCGTCGGTTCTCAGGGCATTCCGCTTCCTCTCAGGGAAGAGCTGA
- the hutI gene encoding imidazolonepropionase translates to MHSYLIENTSQVLTMAGAGWDPLKGDMMRRLRIRENSSVLLDDGKIIGVFDHEKGRQLGEKYGATFIDAKGHAVMPGMIDSHTHVVYAGTREDEFYMKVRGKSYLEILTSGNGIYRTVDQTRSATEDQIFSQSLSRVYDAIWSGTTTMEIKTGYGLDLDSESKMLNVINRIAGLGIINVVPTFLPLHAIPKGRREDSYLEYVTDRMLPKFAGKVRFADAFCDRGAFSPEVTEAFFRAAIQAGMIPRMHADELADIGCLRILDDLKIASVDHLLYTDGDGRERIRKSGSVATFLPITAFNIADGKYPDIGKFIQDNIPVAIATDSSPVSYNTSLIFAIYLAVRYCNISIEEALNAVTVNAAYSLGILENTGTIEPGKRADLIILNTDDYRKIPYEYGSRLVDTAFIAGEPVMRNGVMQL, encoded by the coding sequence ATGCATTCCTATCTCATAGAGAACACGTCCCAGGTGCTGACAATGGCCGGTGCTGGATGGGACCCGCTGAAGGGCGACATGATGCGTCGGCTGCGAATCAGGGAAAACTCCTCTGTTCTTTTGGACGACGGAAAGATCATCGGGGTGTTTGACCATGAAAAGGGCCGCCAGCTTGGTGAAAAATACGGCGCGACATTCATAGATGCAAAGGGCCACGCCGTCATGCCAGGAATGATTGATTCCCATACACATGTGGTTTATGCAGGAACACGGGAGGACGAGTTCTACATGAAGGTCAGGGGTAAGAGCTACCTGGAGATACTCACGTCCGGCAACGGCATTTACAGGACTGTGGACCAGACAAGATCGGCCACAGAGGACCAGATATTCTCCCAGAGCCTTTCCAGGGTATACGATGCCATATGGTCAGGAACAACAACAATGGAGATCAAGACGGGCTACGGGCTTGATCTTGATTCCGAGTCAAAGATGCTGAATGTAATCAACAGGATTGCTGGGCTTGGCATCATCAATGTGGTTCCAACATTCCTGCCTCTGCATGCCATTCCCAAGGGAAGAAGGGAGGATTCATACTTGGAATATGTCACCGACAGGATGCTGCCGAAATTCGCTGGTAAAGTCAGATTTGCGGATGCATTCTGCGACCGGGGGGCGTTTTCGCCCGAAGTCACGGAGGCCTTCTTCAGGGCTGCTATACAGGCTGGGATGATCCCCAGGATGCATGCAGATGAACTTGCGGACATCGGTTGCCTCAGGATACTGGATGACCTGAAAATCGCAAGCGTGGATCACCTCCTCTACACTGATGGCGATGGCAGAGAGCGCATCAGAAAGAGCGGGTCCGTGGCAACCTTCCTGCCAATAACAGCATTCAACATAGCGGATGGAAAATACCCGGATATTGGAAAATTCATACAGGATAACATCCCTGTGGCAATCGCCACAGATTCTTCACCAGTATCTTACAACACAAGCCTCATATTCGCCATCTATCTTGCCGTGCGGTACTGCAATATCAGCATTGAGGAAGCCCTGAATGCAGTCACGGTGAATGCAGCGTATTCACTGGGGATACTGGAGAATACCGGGACAATAGAGCCGGGCAAGCGAGCCGATCTCATAATACTGAACACGGACGACTACAGGAAGATACCATATGAATACGGATCACGGCTTGTGGACACGGCCTTCATTGCGGGAGAGCCGGTCATGAGGAATGGCGTCATGCAGCTCTGA